The following coding sequences lie in one Listeria ivanovii subsp. londoniensis genomic window:
- a CDS encoding DEAD/DEAH box helicase, with amino-acid sequence MNVFPGRLYQESELESTEGLEEVAAVSENKCFRCGNINPALFGKMSCANCGQEACLYCRNCIVMGRMNACQQLFFQRTMCLPESQKSFLVWNGTLSNGQKKASEAVIATLEKKQDMLLWAVAGSGKTEMLFEGMDLALKKGYKICLASPRVDVCLELHPRLRAVFPDVEIVCLYGDSEDKYQGEQFVLATTHQLIRFYNAFQVIFIDEVDAFPFAKDPFLEYAVNKARKKEGTTIVITATPEEKWQQECVSGKRHFVKIPARYHRRKLPVPRMCWIGPWKKRLDKGKISPKLIEWIKIAESKKQPALIFFPEIEAMNKFADILMMYGFERPVTVHSADEERKEKVAWLREGAIQLLLTTTILERGVTFTNVQVAVFGSEERVFTEAALVQISGRAGRKMTHPTGDVCFFHYGKTSPMNQAIRHIEKMNQLGIVEGMLDE; translated from the coding sequence ATGAATGTTTTTCCAGGCAGATTATACCAAGAAAGCGAACTTGAAAGCACAGAGGGTTTAGAAGAAGTGGCAGCCGTTTCTGAAAATAAGTGTTTTCGGTGTGGAAATATTAATCCAGCATTGTTCGGCAAGATGAGTTGTGCGAATTGTGGTCAAGAAGCCTGTCTTTATTGTCGGAATTGTATTGTTATGGGACGAATGAATGCTTGTCAGCAACTATTCTTTCAAAGAACGATGTGTCTGCCTGAAAGCCAAAAATCTTTTTTAGTATGGAATGGAACATTATCAAATGGCCAGAAGAAAGCATCTGAAGCCGTTATAGCAACTTTAGAAAAAAAGCAAGATATGCTCTTATGGGCAGTTGCTGGATCAGGGAAAACAGAAATGCTGTTTGAAGGAATGGATTTGGCTTTAAAAAAAGGCTATAAGATATGTCTGGCTTCTCCAAGAGTGGATGTTTGCTTAGAATTACACCCCCGGTTAAGAGCTGTTTTTCCTGATGTGGAAATAGTTTGTCTATACGGAGACTCGGAAGATAAATATCAAGGCGAACAGTTTGTTTTAGCAACGACCCATCAGTTGATTCGTTTTTACAATGCATTTCAGGTGATTTTTATCGATGAAGTAGATGCATTTCCATTTGCCAAAGATCCGTTTTTAGAATATGCGGTAAATAAAGCAAGAAAAAAAGAGGGCACGACTATTGTAATCACAGCAACTCCTGAAGAAAAGTGGCAACAAGAATGCGTAAGTGGTAAACGACATTTCGTGAAAATACCAGCACGCTACCACCGAAGAAAGCTTCCTGTACCAAGAATGTGCTGGATAGGACCTTGGAAGAAAAGATTGGATAAAGGAAAAATATCTCCTAAACTTATTGAATGGATAAAAATAGCTGAATCAAAAAAACAACCAGCATTAATTTTCTTTCCAGAAATTGAAGCTATGAATAAATTTGCAGATATTTTAATGATGTATGGTTTTGAAAGGCCGGTAACGGTTCACTCAGCAGATGAGGAGCGAAAAGAAAAGGTAGCGTGGTTACGAGAAGGGGCAATCCAGCTGTTGTTAACTACGACTATTTTGGAACGAGGTGTTACGTTTACAAATGTTCAAGTTGCAGTTTTTGGAAGTGAAGAGAGAGTTTTTACAGAAGCAGCACTTGTTCAAATTTCTGGACGAGCTGGAAGAAAGATGACGCATCCAACGGGGGATGTTTGTTTCTTTCATTATGGAAAAACATCTCCAATGAATCAAGCTATCAGACATATCGAGAAAATGAACCAACTAGGCATAGTGGAGGGGATGCTTGATGAATAA